In Persicimonas caeni, a single window of DNA contains:
- a CDS encoding hydantoinase B/oxoprolinase family protein — protein sequence MNAIELEIFRHLFASIAEEMGVALMRSAFSPNIKERRDFSCAIFDASGEMVAQAAHIPVHLGATPLSVRAAIEAVEMGPGDHVVLNDPYAGGTHLPDITVVSPVFDDAGEIRFYVTNRAHHADVGGITPGSLPLSHSIEEEGIRIAPTRWSEELAAQIASESRTPEERKGDLRAQIAANLRGIKRLRDQLALRGDELLLAAASLQDYSERFMRRIIGEFPDGEWRFEDCLDDDGHGHGPLTIRCRLAIDGEQATVDFTGTDGQTEGPVNVPRAVTLSAVLYVFRCLAPAELPSNGGYMRCVEVVTEPGSLVDAEYPAAVAVGNVETSQRITDTVIGAFAQALPERMPAASCGSMNNVMIGGTDTRNGRSESFAYYETIAGGSGAGEGYQGANAVHTHMTNTLNTPVEALEHAYPFRVVTYAVRRGSGGEGRYRGGDGVVRAYAFDSKATVTLMTERRDRAPWGLAGGEGGRAGRNLLRRGGEETRLANKCTVEVEPGDEIVIETPGGGAWGSAESPE from the coding sequence ATGAACGCGATCGAACTCGAGATTTTTCGCCACCTCTTCGCCTCCATCGCCGAGGAGATGGGTGTTGCGCTGATGCGCTCGGCCTTCTCGCCCAACATCAAAGAGCGCCGCGACTTTTCGTGCGCGATTTTCGACGCGAGTGGCGAGATGGTCGCCCAGGCCGCTCATATCCCGGTGCATCTGGGCGCGACGCCGCTGTCGGTGCGCGCCGCCATCGAGGCGGTCGAGATGGGCCCGGGCGATCACGTCGTGCTCAATGACCCGTATGCAGGTGGCACGCACCTGCCCGATATCACGGTCGTCTCACCGGTCTTCGACGACGCCGGCGAGATTCGCTTCTACGTGACCAACCGCGCCCACCACGCCGATGTCGGCGGCATCACACCCGGCAGCCTGCCGCTCTCGCACAGCATCGAAGAGGAGGGGATTCGCATCGCGCCGACGCGCTGGAGCGAAGAACTCGCCGCCCAGATCGCGTCGGAGAGCCGCACACCCGAAGAGCGCAAGGGCGACCTGCGCGCGCAGATCGCCGCCAACTTACGTGGTATTAAGCGTCTCCGGGACCAACTCGCGCTTCGTGGCGACGAACTCCTTTTGGCGGCCGCGTCGCTCCAGGATTACAGCGAGCGTTTCATGCGCCGCATCATCGGCGAGTTTCCCGATGGCGAGTGGCGCTTCGAAGACTGCCTCGACGACGACGGCCATGGCCACGGACCCCTCACGATCCGATGTCGGCTCGCCATCGACGGCGAGCAGGCCACCGTCGACTTTACGGGCACCGACGGCCAGACCGAGGGCCCGGTCAACGTGCCACGTGCCGTCACGCTTTCGGCCGTTCTCTACGTCTTTCGGTGCCTGGCGCCGGCGGAGTTGCCGTCGAACGGCGGCTACATGCGATGTGTCGAGGTGGTGACGGAGCCGGGCTCGCTGGTCGACGCCGAGTACCCTGCGGCGGTGGCGGTCGGGAACGTCGAGACGAGTCAGCGCATCACCGATACGGTCATCGGCGCGTTCGCCCAGGCGCTGCCCGAGCGCATGCCGGCGGCCTCGTGCGGATCGATGAACAACGTGATGATCGGCGGCACCGACACACGCAATGGGCGCTCGGAGTCATTTGCCTACTACGAGACCATCGCCGGCGGCAGTGGAGCCGGAGAGGGCTACCAGGGCGCGAACGCCGTGCACACCCACATGACCAACACACTGAACACGCCGGTCGAGGCGCTCGAGCATGCGTATCCGTTTCGGGTGGTGACCTACGCGGTGCGCCGTGGATCGGGTGGAGAGGGGCGCTACCGAGGTGGCGATGGCGTGGTGCGCGCTTACGCGTTCGACTCGAAGGCGACGGTGACGCTGATGACGGAGCGGCGCGATCGCGCGCCCTGGGGCCTTGCGGGAGGCGAGGGCGGCCGCGCCGGGCGAAACCTGCTTCGTCGCGGCGGCGAAGAGACTCGACTGGCCAACAAGTGCACCGTCGAGGTCGAGCCGGGCGATGAAATCGTCATCGAGACGCCCGGCGGTGGCGCCTGGGGAAGCGCCGAGTCGCCAGAATAG
- a CDS encoding hydantoinase/oxoprolinase family protein, giving the protein MIGVDTGGTFTDLILREPSGRVRLHKLLSTPSDPSEAIGDGVAHVVADSESAQTPHIVHGTTVATNALLERKGARVAFVTTDGFEDLLLLRRQNRPDLYRFHIELPPPLVDGQDCYGVSERVGYDGRVLEALDGDELERIISELAEENYEAISVCLLHAYANPKHEEELGRAIRQALPDAHVSLSHDIIREFREFERASTTSVNAFVGPVMAHYLQALRGRVEASRIEILQSSGGRSEIDFAAEYPVHTVLSGPAGGVVGALSAAREIGIERIITFDMGGTSTDVSLCDGEVLLTSEAEIGGLPIHVPVIDIHTVGAGGGSIAYADPGGALRVGPRSAGADPGPACYGRGGHEPAVTDAHVHLGRIRPDRFLGGRMTLERDASEEAIARLAEELGLDADQTAQGILDIADANMVRAIKAISLEKGYDPRDFCLVAFGGAGAMHACRLASTLDIGRVLVPRHPGLLSAFGMLNADSQRLYSKTFLRPLSAFLDDQKARRQMRDELRALEERAHSDLQDPQEQDEHVELEWSLDLRYEGQSFEISVPVDWSADDGRFSDPSEAFEERHERLYGYRAEGRQVELVTLRLKAFVPAETFSFTDGDADSGADSASSVGEHETAQVGFKSGTFEARIIERDTLDDGEVFEGPAVISEFSSTTLVPPDWRVEVIKGHLLLTHHRPEEEVS; this is encoded by the coding sequence ATGATTGGAGTCGACACCGGAGGTACTTTCACAGATCTCATTCTGCGGGAGCCTTCGGGTCGAGTGCGCCTACACAAGCTCCTTTCGACTCCCTCGGACCCCTCCGAGGCGATCGGCGACGGCGTCGCGCACGTCGTCGCCGATTCGGAGTCAGCCCAAACCCCCCACATCGTTCACGGCACCACGGTGGCGACCAACGCGCTCTTGGAGCGCAAGGGCGCCCGGGTGGCGTTCGTGACGACCGACGGCTTCGAGGACCTGCTCCTCCTCCGGCGCCAAAACCGCCCCGATCTGTATCGCTTCCACATCGAGCTGCCGCCGCCCCTGGTGGACGGGCAGGATTGCTACGGTGTCAGTGAACGTGTTGGCTATGACGGTCGAGTGCTCGAGGCGCTCGACGGCGACGAGTTGGAGCGAATCATCTCCGAGCTCGCCGAGGAGAACTACGAGGCGATAAGCGTCTGCCTGCTGCACGCCTACGCCAACCCGAAGCACGAAGAGGAACTCGGCCGCGCGATTCGCCAGGCTCTCCCCGATGCGCACGTATCGTTGAGCCACGACATCATTCGCGAGTTTCGAGAATTCGAGCGCGCCTCGACGACCTCGGTCAATGCGTTCGTCGGTCCGGTCATGGCGCATTACCTGCAAGCGCTCAGGGGCCGCGTCGAGGCGAGCCGCATCGAGATTCTGCAGTCGAGCGGTGGGCGCTCCGAGATCGACTTTGCGGCCGAGTATCCGGTGCACACGGTCCTCTCGGGCCCTGCCGGCGGGGTGGTCGGTGCGCTGTCGGCCGCACGTGAGATCGGCATCGAGCGCATCATCACCTTCGATATGGGAGGCACGTCGACCGACGTGAGCCTGTGCGACGGTGAGGTGCTGCTCACCAGCGAGGCAGAAATCGGCGGACTGCCGATTCACGTGCCTGTCATCGATATCCACACGGTGGGCGCAGGCGGCGGCTCCATCGCCTACGCAGATCCGGGCGGAGCGCTTCGTGTGGGTCCTCGAAGCGCCGGGGCGGACCCGGGGCCGGCGTGCTACGGTCGCGGAGGGCACGAGCCGGCGGTGACCGACGCCCATGTCCACCTGGGCCGCATTCGACCCGATCGATTCTTGGGCGGTCGCATGACGCTCGAGCGCGACGCTTCGGAAGAGGCGATTGCGCGGCTCGCCGAAGAGCTCGGCCTCGACGCTGACCAGACAGCTCAGGGCATCTTGGACATCGCCGACGCCAACATGGTGCGCGCCATCAAGGCGATCTCGCTCGAGAAGGGCTACGACCCGCGCGACTTCTGCCTGGTCGCCTTCGGCGGCGCCGGCGCGATGCATGCCTGTCGACTTGCCTCCACGCTCGACATCGGGCGGGTGCTCGTGCCGCGGCACCCCGGGCTGCTATCTGCCTTCGGCATGCTCAACGCCGACTCCCAGAGGCTCTACAGCAAGACCTTTTTGCGGCCGCTGAGCGCGTTTCTGGACGACCAGAAGGCTCGCCGGCAGATGCGCGACGAGCTTCGTGCGCTCGAGGAGCGTGCACACTCAGACCTGCAAGACCCACAAGAACAAGACGAACACGTCGAACTCGAGTGGTCGCTCGACCTGCGCTACGAGGGGCAAAGCTTCGAAATCAGTGTGCCGGTCGATTGGTCGGCCGACGACGGGCGCTTCTCAGACCCGTCCGAGGCCTTCGAGGAGCGCCACGAGCGCTTGTACGGTTACCGTGCCGAGGGGCGCCAGGTGGAGCTTGTGACGCTGCGTCTCAAAGCGTTCGTGCCCGCCGAGACATTCAGCTTCACCGACGGTGATGCCGACTCCGGTGCAGACAGCGCTTCGAGCGTGGGTGAGCACGAAACCGCGCAGGTCGGCTTCAAGTCGGGTACCTTCGAAGCCCGCATCATCGAGCGCGACACGCTCGACGACGGCGAGGTGTTCGAGGGGCCGGCGGTAATCTCCGAGTTTAGCAGCACAACGCTCGTGCCGCCCGACTGGCGTGTCGAAGTCATCAAAGGCCACCTTCTGTTGACCCATCATCGTCCGGAGGAGGAGGTCTCATGA